A genomic stretch from Antarcticibacterium flavum includes:
- a CDS encoding TIGR00341 family protein yields MYYILHHPEDLEKVENNVLPLLANFNSTLVEFPIVKEFSPEEDATFITYLDDEFLRQFLVLAAKENWPVGVLPHPGNKYTIKGLGISGNLEEAVTEVLESKETHNLDILRCNGTPVFQSVNIGDVFALQEDNVNNNFTGEVLTFLRNIRKLPSLTHKSFLLSAEGEKVIHTSALGLIIVEHPLSSVVSKRLISKSAMNDGMFHVLILSPQNIFELLWFLLRSLIPNGKTMTVLPSFIGQLKTSQLKIEDKQEIDYTVDGIPQKAQEIVLEIEHEALILKQASIYTTKTEGADVKKSFKTGRLPTGQKRDELTKRKLPFLPRATTEEFEDLFKVLKENSNLSAPYIIMMVLSTLIATFGLFANSSPVIIGAMILAPIITPIVAFSMGMVRYDIRMLKTGITTILVGTIVSLLFAAGVTLMIPLKLLTSEIDARLSPTLLDMGIAVASGVAAAYAHAEEGIAKSLAGVAIAVALVPPLAVAGIGIGWWDWEVFSGAFLLYLTNLAGIIMFAGITFLILGFAPFRRAKMGLIYTLVIIILVMVPLSLSFERITQEARITRQLEGSQIEQVFLKDVKVRFGKRLVVSLRLVSTDAIEPEDMQTIKTRIEEKIGQPITLEVVSAMEF; encoded by the coding sequence AGATCTAGAAAAAGTAGAAAATAATGTTCTCCCCCTGCTTGCAAATTTTAATTCAACGCTAGTCGAATTTCCAATAGTAAAAGAATTTTCGCCAGAGGAGGACGCAACCTTTATCACTTATCTCGATGATGAATTCCTTAGACAATTCCTTGTTTTGGCGGCTAAGGAAAACTGGCCTGTTGGGGTTCTACCTCATCCGGGGAACAAATACACCATCAAAGGCCTGGGAATTTCGGGTAACCTCGAAGAGGCTGTCACCGAGGTCCTCGAAAGTAAAGAGACCCACAATCTCGATATATTACGCTGTAATGGCACACCGGTATTTCAATCTGTAAATATTGGAGATGTATTTGCACTTCAGGAAGATAATGTAAATAACAATTTTACAGGGGAAGTTCTTACCTTTCTGCGCAATATTAGAAAACTACCCTCTTTAACCCACAAATCATTTTTATTATCTGCAGAAGGTGAAAAGGTCATTCACACTTCTGCCCTGGGGCTTATTATCGTAGAACACCCTTTGAGCTCAGTAGTCTCAAAAAGGCTCATTTCTAAAAGTGCTATGAATGATGGGATGTTCCACGTACTTATACTTTCCCCGCAAAACATCTTTGAATTGCTGTGGTTTCTTTTAAGAAGTTTGATACCAAACGGTAAGACAATGACTGTTTTGCCTTCTTTCATAGGCCAACTCAAAACATCGCAGCTCAAGATTGAGGACAAACAGGAAATAGATTATACGGTAGATGGTATACCACAGAAAGCCCAGGAGATCGTGTTGGAAATTGAGCACGAGGCACTTATCTTAAAACAAGCCAGTATATATACTACTAAAACAGAAGGAGCAGATGTAAAGAAGAGTTTTAAGACCGGCAGGTTACCAACAGGACAAAAAAGGGATGAATTAACCAAGAGAAAGCTTCCATTTTTACCCCGTGCTACGACTGAGGAGTTTGAAGACCTTTTCAAGGTTTTAAAAGAAAATTCAAATCTAAGTGCACCATACATTATAATGATGGTGCTTTCTACCCTTATTGCCACTTTTGGACTCTTTGCAAATTCTTCTCCTGTGATCATTGGTGCTATGATCCTCGCACCCATTATTACGCCTATTGTGGCATTTTCCATGGGAATGGTACGTTATGATATAAGAATGTTGAAGACGGGAATTACCACGATTTTGGTTGGTACAATTGTAAGTTTATTATTTGCGGCAGGCGTTACCCTAATGATACCGCTTAAGCTGCTTACCTCAGAGATAGATGCCAGGCTTTCGCCCACCCTTCTTGATATGGGAATTGCGGTAGCCTCCGGGGTTGCAGCAGCCTATGCACATGCAGAGGAGGGCATTGCGAAAAGTTTAGCGGGTGTTGCCATTGCGGTTGCACTGGTGCCACCACTGGCAGTTGCGGGTATTGGAATTGGCTGGTGGGACTGGGAGGTCTTTTCTGGTGCATTCCTGCTCTACCTTACTAACCTTGCAGGTATTATTATGTTTGCAGGAATCACCTTTCTCATATTAGGCTTCGCCCCCTTTAGGAGGGCAAAAATGGGTCTTATTTATACCCTGGTTATTATAATCCTTGTAATGGTACCTCTTTCCCTCTCGTTTGAAAGAATTACCCAGGAAGCCAGGATAACCCGCCAGCTGGAAGGAAGCCAGATCGAACAGGTATTTTTAAAAGATGTAAAGGTAAGATTCGGCAAAAGGCTTGTTGTATCGCTGAGATTGGTGAGTACAGATGCCATCGAGCCAGAAGATATGCAAACCATTAAAACCAGGATTGAAGAAAAGATAGGGCAGCCAATTACCCTGGAAGTAGTGTCTGCAATGGAATTTTAA
- a CDS encoding DUF4242 domain-containing protein translates to MPKFIIERDIPGAGRLSNEELKNISKNSCEVLHNLGPTINWVHSYITGNKVYCIYSAPSELMILEHARRAGLPAGSVNKVLSIIDPITAED, encoded by the coding sequence ATGCCAAAATTCATTATCGAAAGGGATATTCCCGGAGCCGGGAGGTTATCTAATGAGGAACTAAAAAATATCTCTAAAAATTCCTGTGAGGTCCTTCATAACCTTGGACCTACTATAAATTGGGTGCACAGTTATATTACCGGGAACAAGGTATATTGTATCTACAGTGCGCCAAGTGAATTAATGATCCTCGAACATGCAAGAAGAGCAGGACTCCCGGCCGGATCTGTAAACAAGGTTTTATCTATTATTGATCCCATAACTGCTGAAGATTAG